In one window of Tellurirhabdus rosea DNA:
- a CDS encoding vitamin K epoxide reductase family protein yields MKLTPAEKNAYDALVYLIEAVKLPITAASVKEQLYLHPDFPSLLAMSDVLTEWNVPNLATRVYSEQLTEIPLPAMAYLEVNGGYFAPIRKATAERVEWLDTNRGWQTESLADFSRKWNHVVLLMEPNEASGEAAYLQKKKEQLMANARMPVVMGGLLLCLWCVSSLALPQTFFNDWTLPALLAAKVIGIVVTTLLLWYTIDTDNNLLRSLCSLDNRTDCNSVLTSEAAKLWGWLGWSEIGFTYFSGTSLALLIGQGTALPSVLAWLLVLNALALPYTVYSIYYQYAVAKYWCTLCVAVQALLWVEFALGLTYWQMATLAVSSELIAVFALSFTLPIVLWTWMKKPLQEAARVFPLRRELQRAKFNPDYVESLFARQPQMPPVFEEMRVINIGNPTAAHVLTVVTNPLCGPCRRLHPDLEALMSRTDAVSCQLVFIGSPASVPITQKLLTLSPEEAERAMHLWYNGRFRDAQEWSKVITTSAAYGDATAQLQLHARWCELAQVTGTPTIYLNGRQLPLSYTLNDMEILCRILPAPTKPTELANSYKSIV; encoded by the coding sequence ATGAAGCTAACGCCCGCTGAAAAAAACGCCTACGATGCGCTGGTCTATCTGATTGAGGCCGTTAAGCTACCCATAACGGCGGCCTCGGTCAAAGAGCAGTTATACCTGCACCCTGATTTCCCGTCGCTGCTGGCGATGAGCGATGTGCTGACCGAGTGGAACGTCCCCAATCTGGCAACGCGGGTGTATAGTGAACAACTTACCGAGATACCGCTACCGGCTATGGCCTATCTGGAGGTGAACGGCGGCTATTTTGCCCCTATTCGGAAAGCAACGGCCGAGCGGGTAGAATGGCTCGACACCAACCGGGGCTGGCAAACCGAAAGCCTGGCCGACTTTTCGCGCAAGTGGAACCACGTGGTTTTGCTGATGGAACCGAACGAAGCCTCGGGCGAAGCGGCTTACTTGCAGAAAAAGAAGGAACAGCTTATGGCTAACGCCCGGATGCCGGTTGTGATGGGTGGCCTGCTTCTGTGCCTGTGGTGCGTTAGCTCGCTGGCCCTGCCGCAAACGTTTTTCAATGACTGGACCCTTCCGGCACTGCTTGCGGCCAAAGTGATCGGCATCGTCGTAACAACCCTGTTACTGTGGTATACCATCGACACTGACAACAACCTGCTCCGCAGTCTTTGCAGCCTCGATAACCGAACCGACTGCAACAGCGTACTGACCTCTGAAGCAGCTAAACTTTGGGGTTGGCTGGGTTGGTCCGAAATAGGATTTACTTACTTTTCGGGCACCTCCCTCGCGCTCCTGATTGGGCAGGGTACAGCCCTTCCTTCTGTGCTGGCGTGGCTGTTGGTGCTTAACGCGCTGGCCCTGCCCTACACCGTCTATTCCATTTATTATCAATATGCTGTAGCCAAATACTGGTGTACGCTTTGTGTAGCCGTGCAGGCTTTGTTGTGGGTAGAGTTTGCGTTGGGTCTAACATACTGGCAGATGGCAACGCTGGCGGTTAGCTCAGAACTAATTGCGGTATTTGCCCTTTCGTTTACGCTTCCAATTGTGCTATGGACCTGGATGAAAAAGCCCCTGCAGGAGGCCGCCAGGGTGTTTCCGCTCCGCCGGGAGTTGCAGCGGGCCAAGTTTAACCCCGACTATGTCGAAAGTCTCTTTGCCCGACAACCGCAAATGCCGCCTGTTTTTGAAGAGATGCGGGTTATAAACATAGGTAATCCAACCGCCGCGCATGTCCTGACCGTGGTAACCAACCCGCTTTGCGGCCCCTGCCGACGTTTGCATCCTGATCTGGAAGCCTTAATGAGCCGTACCGATGCCGTAAGCTGTCAGCTTGTATTTATCGGCTCCCCGGCTTCTGTGCCTATAACGCAAAAGTTGCTAACCCTTTCCCCAGAAGAAGCCGAACGAGCTATGCATCTCTGGTACAACGGCCGCTTCCGGGATGCACAAGAGTGGAGCAAGGTTATCACCACCTCAGCTGCGTACGGCGACGCCACAGCTCAACTACAACTCCACGCCCGCTGGTGCGAGCTAGCGCAGGTAACTGGAACGCCCACAATCTATTTAAACGGACGGCAACTGCCGCTTTCGTACACGCTCAACGATATGGAAATCCTATGCCGCATTCTTCCGGCACCGACTAAACCTACGGAATTGGCCAATTCATATAAATCAATTGTTTAA
- a CDS encoding TIGR04149 family rSAM-modified RiPP — MLSRFSNAALTRSEMKNVRGGAYYRCWCNGAMSTKFESTSQSTATTYCSNPKNTGGREPCTASKA, encoded by the coding sequence ATGTTGTCAAGATTTTCGAATGCGGCTCTGACAAGGTCAGAAATGAAAAATGTGAGGGGGGGTGCTTATTATCGTTGCTGGTGTAATGGTGCAATGTCGACGAAGTTTGAATCTACTAGTCAGAGTACGGCTACTACTTACTGCAGCAACCCAAAAAATACAGGTGGCCGTGAACCGTGTACTGCCTCCAAAGCATAA
- a CDS encoding WG repeat-containing protein — protein MLSITLNLLLLLSVSEPDSSWRKQYDIITPTEDLFVVKRYYNDTINPVRIERKWKAGIVNRQGHVIVPLMYDDISRFSEGLAEVVIGGYCTSCWDRRECKSFALEGEHGFINTKGETSIPLKYKAVGEFQEGVAWVISEDEKFVFINKMNRIVFPYRYLAAQGFEGGLARVDINPNKNDYDGNNFDNYIDHTGKLLIPARYQFIEVFQKGELRMYSRQGRYGFLDTNGKEIVPPIYSFVSMNKQTDWQGLRMVGQQGKYGYIRKSNGSVVIPIQYDSIVIAGKNRIWVKKDTIWGAVDATNRIRIPFAYSKAQPFYHQLACVSVNGKWGYVDTNGILRIRAVYDQAQYFNEGLGVIKKGNKWGFVDRTGKEVIKPIYDYAGFFNSGKAPARWKFLSVTLDQQGNWQTWRITTQGKQFILIGLLIILIIAYIYNRLVKQKQAVKVKIKN, from the coding sequence ATGCTCAGTATAACCTTAAATTTACTACTACTTTTATCTGTATCTGAGCCAGACTCTTCCTGGCGTAAACAGTATGATATAATTACGCCGACAGAAGATTTATTTGTCGTTAAGCGGTACTATAATGATACAATAAATCCAGTCAGGATTGAGCGTAAGTGGAAAGCAGGCATTGTCAACAGGCAAGGGCATGTAATTGTTCCACTTATGTATGATGATATTAGCCGTTTTAGTGAAGGATTAGCTGAAGTAGTGATAGGAGGGTATTGTACGAGTTGCTGGGACAGACGCGAGTGTAAATCTTTTGCACTTGAAGGAGAACATGGCTTCATTAATACAAAAGGAGAAACATCAATTCCACTTAAATATAAAGCGGTTGGTGAGTTTCAAGAAGGTGTGGCTTGGGTGATTTCAGAAGATGAAAAATTCGTATTTATCAACAAGATGAATCGAATAGTCTTTCCCTATCGATATCTTGCAGCACAAGGCTTTGAAGGGGGCTTAGCAAGAGTTGATATTAATCCAAATAAAAATGATTATGATGGAAATAATTTTGATAATTATATTGATCATACAGGAAAACTACTAATACCTGCTCGCTATCAATTTATAGAGGTCTTTCAAAAGGGCGAGTTGAGAATGTACAGTAGGCAAGGCAGATATGGATTCTTGGACACAAATGGAAAGGAAATCGTCCCCCCCATATATTCTTTCGTATCCATGAATAAGCAGACGGATTGGCAGGGTTTGCGGATGGTTGGCCAACAAGGCAAATACGGTTATATACGAAAAAGTAACGGGTCGGTAGTAATTCCAATACAATATGATTCAATAGTAATAGCAGGCAAAAACCGTATTTGGGTTAAAAAAGATACAATATGGGGGGCAGTTGACGCAACAAATAGAATCCGGATTCCCTTTGCTTATTCCAAAGCTCAACCATTTTACCATCAATTAGCTTGTGTTTCAGTAAACGGAAAATGGGGTTATGTAGACACAAACGGAATATTGCGGATACGGGCTGTGTATGATCAGGCACAATATTTCAATGAAGGGCTTGGGGTTATTAAAAAAGGTAATAAGTGGGGGTTTGTTGATAGAACTGGGAAGGAGGTTATAAAGCCAATATATGATTATGCAGGTTTTTTTAATTCCGGAAAAGCCCCGGCGAGGTGGAAATTTTTAAGTGTAACCCTTGATCAGCAAGGCAACTGGCAGACTTGGAGAATTACAACTCAAGGAAAACAATTTATACTGATTGGACTACTAATTATTCTCATCATAGCTTATATTTATAACAGGTTGGTAAAACAAAAGCAAGCGGTTAAAGTAAAGATTAAGAATTGA
- a CDS encoding glycosyltransferase family 2 protein produces MRNESLRLPYFLSHYSNLGVDRFILIDNNSTDGSAKLASSYSNVHVFQTSDSYKNHWYWMEYLLEKYGKNHWCVVVDIDELLSFPHEDTIRLPELCSFLESSGYTAMRALLLDMYSDKPVKNALYEPGSNPLATTPFFDTFHYEVIFPYFDRKRWQTFSSTHYTGGMRERVFGISSPITSLNKYPLFKNTRDTYLGQGMHAINGAVVSDVQGVVFHTKFLHDFVQEAAEESVREEHFNKAAYYKDFNRKLSEEPDLCLANTQSVRYKDWQQLVALGLMKTSSTFDAYALLRKKDKRIQHPESHA; encoded by the coding sequence ATGCGTAACGAGTCTTTGCGATTACCGTATTTTTTGAGTCATTATTCTAATTTAGGCGTAGATCGTTTTATTCTCATCGACAACAATTCTACAGACGGTTCAGCCAAATTAGCCTCATCTTATTCAAACGTACACGTATTTCAGACAAGTGACAGTTACAAAAACCATTGGTATTGGATGGAATATCTGTTGGAGAAATACGGCAAAAATCATTGGTGTGTCGTCGTAGATATTGATGAACTCTTGTCCTTTCCTCACGAGGATACAATTCGGCTTCCCGAACTCTGCTCTTTCCTGGAAAGTTCCGGTTATACGGCCATGCGTGCCCTACTGCTTGATATGTATTCGGATAAACCGGTTAAAAATGCACTCTATGAGCCGGGCAGTAACCCTTTGGCAACTACACCTTTTTTTGATACGTTTCACTATGAAGTCATCTTTCCCTACTTCGACCGAAAACGGTGGCAAACGTTTTCTTCTACGCATTATACGGGCGGCATGCGCGAACGGGTGTTTGGCATCAGTTCGCCGATTACTTCCCTCAATAAGTATCCGTTGTTTAAGAATACCCGCGACACCTATCTGGGTCAGGGGATGCACGCCATCAATGGAGCTGTAGTAAGTGACGTTCAGGGCGTTGTCTTTCACACGAAATTCCTGCATGATTTTGTGCAGGAGGCAGCGGAAGAAAGCGTTCGGGAAGAGCATTTTAACAAGGCCGCCTACTATAAAGATTTTAATCGAAAACTCTCCGAAGAGCCGGATTTATGCCTGGCGAATACTCAATCTGTACGCTATAAAGATTGGCAGCAACTCGTAGCATTAGGACTCATGAAAACCTCTTCCACGTTCGATGCGTATGCTTTGTTGCGAAAAAAAGATAAGCGTATTCAACACCCTGAAAGTCATGCCTAA
- a CDS encoding peptidase domain-containing ABC transporter, with protein sequence MPNFPHYRQLDQMDCGPTCLRMVAKHYGRAFTAQSLREKAQIGKDGVSLLGIAEAAEAIGFRTIGAKIPFAKLAAEAPLPCIVHWRQNHFVVVYGIKQPAPWMTVIRGGRKVPSLEAVPAETFTQDRQENNYPAPRLKTSTTGNRRGTVYVADPSGGLLTYTAEEFCAGWLASGQNGQEEGVVLLLEPTPAFYETEEDSAAPVTYGFGQVLRYLWQHRHLLVQLVLGMAVGSGLQLLFPFLTQSVVDVGINTQNLPFVYLVLAAQLALMAGRLSIEFIRSWILLHISTRINLSILSDFLAKLMRLPVSFFDTKQFGDIMQRIGDHHRIESFLTGQTLSVLFSLLNLLIFGVVLASYNLTIFGIFGAASLLYVGWVMLFLRQRRKLDYKRFDAAAKNQSSLVQLIQGMQEIKLAGAERPMRWGWERIQARLFRLQMRGLALGQIQQGGAFAINEGKNILITFLAAQAVMQGNLTLGGMLAVQYILGQLNSPVEQLIGFTQALQDAKISLERLAEIHSLPDEEPAHHPRLTELPDQKGLRLEKVSFTYPGAGNEPVLNDITLDIPVGRTTAIVGSSGSGKTTLLKLLLRFYEPGQGNIRLGEGALSNLNHAFWRSQCGVVMQDGFLFSDTLARNIAMGVERVDLRLLEHAVRVANLREFIDTLPLGYHTKLGAEGNGISQGQRQRILIARAVYKDPQFIFFDEATNALDANNEAVIMQNLEEFFRGHHGRGRTVVVVAHRLSTVCNADQIAVLNRGRLTELGSHADLTARRGEYWQLVKNQLELGM encoded by the coding sequence ATGCCTAACTTTCCCCACTACCGCCAACTCGACCAAATGGATTGCGGCCCCACCTGCCTGCGCATGGTGGCCAAACACTACGGGCGGGCGTTTACGGCCCAGTCCCTGCGGGAGAAGGCGCAGATTGGGAAAGACGGCGTGTCGCTGCTCGGCATCGCCGAAGCCGCCGAGGCCATTGGCTTCCGCACCATCGGGGCTAAAATTCCTTTTGCCAAGCTTGCCGCCGAAGCTCCGCTACCCTGCATTGTTCACTGGCGACAAAATCACTTTGTGGTCGTTTACGGCATCAAACAACCCGCTCCCTGGATGACTGTCATCCGGGGCGGACGCAAAGTCCCTTCCCTGGAGGCCGTACCCGCCGAGACGTTCACCCAAGACCGTCAGGAAAATAATTACCCCGCGCCCCGCCTGAAAACGAGCACAACCGGCAACCGCCGCGGCACGGTTTACGTGGCCGACCCCAGCGGCGGGCTGCTTACCTACACGGCCGAGGAGTTCTGCGCGGGCTGGCTGGCATCCGGTCAAAATGGCCAGGAAGAAGGCGTGGTGCTGCTGCTGGAACCCACCCCGGCGTTCTACGAAACAGAGGAAGATTCCGCCGCGCCGGTTACCTACGGCTTCGGGCAGGTGCTGCGTTACCTCTGGCAACACCGCCATCTGCTGGTTCAACTGGTGCTGGGAATGGCCGTGGGCAGCGGTCTGCAGCTGTTGTTTCCGTTTCTGACCCAGTCGGTAGTCGATGTGGGCATCAACACCCAAAACCTGCCTTTTGTGTACCTGGTGCTGGCGGCTCAGCTCGCCCTAATGGCCGGGCGGCTGTCCATCGAATTTATCCGAAGCTGGATTCTGCTCCACATCAGCACCCGTATCAACCTCAGCATTCTGTCCGATTTCCTGGCCAAGCTCATGCGCCTGCCGGTGTCATTTTTCGATACCAAGCAGTTCGGCGACATCATGCAGCGTATCGGCGACCACCATCGCATTGAGTCGTTTCTGACCGGCCAAACCCTGTCCGTGCTGTTCTCGCTGCTCAACCTGCTGATTTTCGGCGTGGTGCTGGCCTCTTACAACCTGACTATCTTCGGGATTTTCGGCGCGGCGAGTCTGCTCTACGTGGGCTGGGTGATGCTGTTCCTGCGGCAGCGGCGCAAGCTGGATTACAAGCGGTTCGACGCGGCGGCCAAAAACCAGAGCAGTCTGGTGCAGCTCATCCAGGGAATGCAGGAAATCAAGCTAGCCGGAGCCGAGCGGCCCATGCGCTGGGGCTGGGAACGGATTCAGGCCCGGCTGTTCCGGTTGCAGATGCGCGGGCTGGCGCTGGGACAGATTCAACAGGGCGGGGCGTTCGCCATCAATGAAGGGAAGAATATTCTAATTACGTTTCTGGCGGCGCAGGCCGTCATGCAGGGAAACCTCACATTGGGGGGCATGCTGGCGGTGCAGTACATCCTGGGGCAGTTGAACAGCCCGGTGGAGCAGTTGATTGGCTTTACGCAGGCGTTGCAGGACGCCAAAATCAGCCTCGAACGCCTGGCCGAAATTCACTCCCTGCCCGACGAAGAACCGGCCCACCACCCCCGCCTCACCGAACTGCCCGACCAAAAAGGCCTGCGGCTCGAAAAGGTATCGTTTACATATCCCGGCGCGGGCAACGAACCCGTGTTGAACGATATTACGCTCGACATCCCGGTCGGGCGCACCACGGCCATTGTGGGCAGCAGCGGCAGCGGCAAAACGACCCTGCTTAAACTGCTATTGCGGTTTTACGAGCCGGGGCAGGGCAACATACGCCTAGGCGAGGGAGCCTTGTCCAACCTGAACCACGCCTTCTGGCGGTCGCAATGCGGCGTGGTGATGCAGGACGGGTTTCTGTTCTCTGATACGCTGGCCCGCAATATTGCCATGGGCGTGGAACGCGTCGATTTGCGTCTGCTCGAACATGCCGTTCGGGTGGCCAATTTGCGGGAGTTTATCGACACCCTGCCGCTGGGCTACCACACCAAACTGGGGGCCGAAGGCAACGGCATCAGCCAGGGGCAACGGCAACGAATTCTTATCGCACGGGCCGTCTACAAAGACCCGCAGTTTATTTTCTTCGACGAAGCTACCAACGCGCTGGATGCCAACAACGAGGCCGTTATCATGCAGAATTTAGAAGAGTTTTTTCGCGGCCACCACGGACGTGGCCGGACGGTCGTAGTGGTCGCTCACCGCTTAAGCACCGTGTGTAATGCCGATCAAATCGCCGTGCTCAACCGGGGCCGCCTGACCGAATTGGGTTCCCATGCCGACCTGACCGCCCGCCGGGGCGAGTACTGGCAGTTGGTAAAAAATCAGTTGGAATTAGGAATGTAA
- a CDS encoding HlyD family secretion protein: MTPTLPELRSEEVHEILSRPPAWPLRWGITMVFAVVALLFTAAWVIRYPDLVKSSFRLTSVNAPKPVLARSEGRLVRLFARERLDVQAGTGLAWLENTADHAQLLRLEKVLINLQRTTRRGNLEPLRHLNLTTFHSLGEVQAAFQTFEKTHIELQAYLSNGFYARKRTLLQQEIRDLQALAQNLREQQAIQAQDMRLAQEDFDIQQSLARQKVIAPLDLKREESKNLSRKLPYQQTLSALINNETAQRAKQKEILELDKLVDEQRAAFIQALHTLQSTVESWKARYVVTAPMAGRVHFSVLLQEGHPVRNGEELFYIAPNSTAYYGELRVPQVNFGKVKIGQQVLVKFAGYPYAEFGAVRGRITAIAEVPLKDSVFLAKVALPNGLETTFHRRIPFKTGLSATAEIQTDNSRLLEKLAYQLREVLTR, from the coding sequence ATGACCCCTACCCTGCCCGAACTCCGCTCCGAAGAAGTCCACGAAATTCTGAGCCGCCCGCCCGCCTGGCCCCTACGCTGGGGCATCACGATGGTGTTTGCGGTGGTGGCGCTGCTGTTTACGGCGGCCTGGGTCATTCGCTACCCCGACCTGGTAAAGTCGTCGTTTCGGCTGACTTCCGTCAACGCGCCCAAGCCGGTGCTGGCCCGGTCGGAAGGGCGGCTAGTGCGGCTTTTTGCTCGCGAACGCTTGGACGTTCAGGCCGGAACGGGGCTGGCCTGGCTCGAAAACACCGCCGACCACGCGCAGCTACTTCGGTTGGAAAAAGTGTTAATCAACCTCCAACGTACCACGCGCCGGGGCAATCTGGAACCGCTGCGGCACCTGAACCTGACAACCTTCCACAGCTTAGGCGAGGTGCAGGCGGCCTTTCAGACGTTCGAGAAAACCCATATCGAACTCCAAGCTTATCTGTCCAATGGGTTCTACGCCCGCAAGCGGACGCTGCTGCAGCAGGAAATCCGGGACTTGCAGGCCTTAGCCCAAAACCTCCGCGAACAGCAAGCCATTCAGGCGCAGGATATGCGGCTGGCGCAGGAAGACTTCGATATTCAGCAAAGTCTGGCCCGGCAGAAAGTGATTGCACCGCTGGACCTGAAGCGCGAAGAAAGCAAAAATCTTTCGCGCAAGCTTCCTTACCAACAAACGCTTTCGGCGCTGATTAACAACGAAACCGCCCAGCGCGCTAAGCAAAAGGAAATTCTGGAACTGGACAAACTGGTCGACGAACAACGGGCGGCGTTCATACAGGCCTTGCACACGCTCCAAAGCACCGTCGAAAGCTGGAAGGCTCGCTACGTCGTAACGGCTCCGATGGCTGGCCGGGTGCATTTTTCGGTTTTGCTGCAAGAAGGGCATCCGGTCCGAAACGGCGAGGAACTGTTTTACATCGCACCCAACAGCACTGCGTATTATGGTGAGCTGCGCGTTCCGCAGGTGAACTTTGGAAAAGTAAAAATTGGTCAGCAGGTACTGGTGAAGTTTGCCGGGTATCCTTACGCCGAGTTTGGAGCCGTGCGCGGTCGGATTACCGCCATTGCGGAAGTACCACTCAAGGACAGTGTTTTTCTGGCGAAAGTGGCCCTTCCAAACGGCCTGGAGACAACCTTTCATCGCCGGATCCCGTTCAAAACCGGCCTTTCGGCCACGGCCGAGATTCAAACGGATAATAGTCGGCTGTTGGAAAAGTTAGCTTATCAACTACGGGAAGTGCTGACGCGGTGA
- a CDS encoding c-type cytochrome: MNQEETVERTPQRVLRGEKIAQFLCVSCHADNQNRLTGKRMTDVPKAFGKIYSSNITQHPTTGIGAWSDSDLLRFLRTGRRPNGSLAPAMPRFPLMADEDLRSIVAWLRSDAFPVQASEQPAPRSRYSLPVKLIAKKMFRPLPMPQKVILVPDSTDSVAFGRYVADGMVGCFNCHSAGLTRLNPLEPSRSKGYYGGGTRLIGENGKPVYSSNLTPDRETGIGRAYTRETFVRAVRWGVGHDGKPLRYPMMPHVTLTEREAGAIYDYLQTLTPARVKIPKG, translated from the coding sequence ATGAATCAGGAGGAAACGGTTGAGCGAACGCCCCAGCGGGTGCTGCGCGGCGAGAAAATTGCCCAGTTTCTCTGTGTAAGCTGTCATGCCGACAACCAGAACCGCCTGACGGGCAAGCGCATGACGGATGTTCCTAAAGCGTTCGGGAAGATTTATTCGAGCAACATCACCCAGCATCCCACAACGGGCATCGGTGCCTGGTCCGACAGCGATCTGCTCCGGTTCCTGCGCACCGGTCGCCGCCCGAACGGCTCCCTTGCCCCGGCTATGCCGCGTTTTCCGCTGATGGCCGACGAGGATTTGCGTTCCATCGTTGCCTGGCTGCGTTCGGATGCGTTCCCGGTTCAGGCCAGTGAACAGCCCGCTCCCCGGTCGCGGTACAGTCTGCCCGTGAAACTGATAGCTAAAAAAATGTTCAGGCCGCTGCCCATGCCCCAAAAAGTGATTCTGGTGCCCGACAGCACCGATTCGGTGGCCTTCGGCCGGTACGTTGCCGACGGCATGGTGGGCTGCTTCAACTGTCACTCGGCGGGCCTTACCCGGCTGAATCCGCTGGAGCCGTCCCGTTCCAAAGGGTATTATGGCGGAGGCACCCGGCTGATTGGCGAAAATGGCAAGCCAGTCTACTCGTCCAATCTGACACCGGACCGGGAAACGGGAATCGGTCGGGCCTATACGCGGGAAACTTTTGTCCGGGCGGTGAGGTGGGGCGTGGGGCACGACGGCAAGCCGCTTCGGTACCCCATGATGCCGCACGTTACCCTGACCGAGCGGGAGGCCGGAGCTATCTACGACTATCTGCAAACCCTGACGCCTGCCCGGGTCAAAATTCCGAAAGGCTAA
- a CDS encoding outer membrane beta-barrel protein has protein sequence MHPFLRNLFTTAGLLTGFLTTALTPVQAQSGKNFQMGLKVGANFSQLNTLEFSTPRLTADGLPVMSGGSIVYDFFQKNDSRTTGIVGGIYARFGRKLYLQPEILFSAKGGKFNLVRQGLETQSVNVRFSTIDIPLLLGLRLGPLRLNAGPMASLRVTESGSLKETLRTYTSQSFRQTVDKALWGYQAGIGLTISGMQLDLRHESDLNGLAGIITKSPANDGSAFNRTGLWQLTVGFGL, from the coding sequence ATGCATCCTTTCTTACGAAACTTATTCACCACCGCCGGACTGCTTACCGGGTTTCTGACAACGGCACTGACTCCGGTACAGGCTCAGTCGGGCAAGAACTTTCAAATGGGGCTGAAGGTCGGGGCCAACTTTTCCCAGCTCAATACGCTGGAATTTTCCACGCCCCGGCTGACTGCCGACGGCCTGCCGGTGATGTCGGGGGGCAGCATCGTGTACGATTTTTTCCAGAAAAACGACTCCCGGACGACGGGCATCGTAGGCGGCATCTACGCCCGGTTCGGCCGAAAGCTGTATCTCCAGCCGGAAATCCTGTTTTCGGCCAAAGGCGGCAAGTTCAACCTCGTCCGGCAGGGGCTGGAAACGCAGTCGGTCAACGTGCGCTTTTCCACCATCGACATTCCGCTGCTGCTGGGGCTGCGTCTGGGTCCGCTCCGCCTGAACGCCGGACCGATGGCCTCGCTGCGGGTGACAGAGAGCGGCAGTCTGAAAGAAACCCTCAGAACCTATACTTCCCAGTCGTTCCGCCAGACGGTGGATAAAGCCCTCTGGGGTTATCAGGCCGGTATCGGGCTGACCATCAGTGGTATGCAGCTCGACCTGCGGCACGAAAGCGATCTGAACGGCCTCGCGGGGATCATCACCAAGTCGCCCGCCAACGACGGCAGCGCCTTCAATCGTACCGGTTTGTGGCAGTTGACCGTCGGCTTTGGATTGTAG